A single region of the Amphiura filiformis chromosome 7, Afil_fr2py, whole genome shotgun sequence genome encodes:
- the LOC140156517 gene encoding uncharacterized protein: MGKLTFEAGDMYSKVKKRRASGEDRPKASNAPRAQSDAPAAQSNACESVDNSLSVDKLLEEVEKIGKKHAEKAKVHRKHSDSSSKVKSHHEKSKVKKSSSKSGIPILFDSHLFQNVDVEVY; encoded by the exons ATGGGAAAGCTGACCTTTGAAGCTGGTGATATGTATTCTAAAGTGAAGAAGCGTAGAGCATCGGGAGAAGATAGACCAAAGGCGAGCAATGCTCCAAGAGCACAGAGTGATGCTCCAGCAGCACAGAGTAATGCTTGTGAAAGTGTAGATAATAGCTTAAGCGTTGACAAGTTGCTTGAGGAAGTAGAAAAGATAG GTAAGAAGCATGCTGAGAAAGCAAAAGTTCATCGTAAACACAGTGACTCCAGTAGCAAGGTCAAAAGTCATCATGAgaagtcaaaggtcaagaaaagcTCTTCAAAATCAGGTATCCCGATTCTGTTCGACAGTCACCTGTTTCAAAATGTGGATGTTGAAGTTTATTAA